The stretch of DNA CTCTGCTTCTCTGGATGTGCACTAACTTGGTACGCGGCGTCAGAGCCTGTCTGAGGGCCACTAGGTCTACTCCACCCTGCTCGAGGCGCGGTACAACCTTAGCCGAAACGCCCCAGGCCGCCAGCGAGCTTTGTGCCGCATCTTTCAGTCCAATCACTCCATGCAGGGTGTCATAGGGTACGCCGGTGGCCACAACTACCTCGTCATTAGGTCTGAGCACGCCGAACATAGCACAGGCCAGAGCATGGGTCCCAGAGGCAAACTGCCCTCGCACGAGTGCTTTCTGGCCGAAAAATATCTTGGCGTAGAGCTCTTCGATCACGGCGCGACCGGCGTCTCCGTACCCATAGCCAGTGGAACCTTGCAGATGAAAATCTGCCACCCTTGCTTCACGAAAGGCCTGTAAAACTCGTCGCTGATTGATGAAACTACGGCTTTCAATAGCCGAGAAAGCCTGAGCGGACATTTCTTCAGCTTGCGCAATAATGCTCTCTACCTGATTCATGTCCTCTTGAGTTCTCCCCTAATTTTATTGCCATACTTCGGCACGACGTCGACGACTATTTCGGTGCCAGCTTCGGTATAACTGACCGAGTGCACCGTACCCTGCTCATGGAGAAGGGTCAGTAGGTCGCCCCGCTCAAATGGAATCTGGAAGGTATAGCGCTGCGGTTGATCAACTAGCGCCTCGGTAATGGCGGCGATGAGGGCGGCAAGATTCGTCTTCTCGGCCGCAGAAACAGGTACACATGTGCCTCGCGCCGTAATTAGCGGTGCATGTGTGAGCTTGTCCATCTTGTTAAGGGCTATAATCGTGGGTTTCTCCAAAGAGTCGAGTTCTCCTAGTACAGTCTCTACCGTCCGTGCCTGTTCTTCTGCCTCGGGGTGTGAGGCATCGACAACATGCACTAGCACATCAGCGTACCTTACTTCCTCGAGAGTAGCTCTAAAGGCTGTAACTAGTTGGTGCGGTAGCTTGCGCACAAAACCTACGGTATCTACTAGCATCACCTTGCTGTTATTTGGCAATACTAGCTCCCTGGCGGTGGGGTCAAGGGTCGCGAACAGCTTGCTCTCGGCAACTGCTCCACCTGCAGTCAGAGCGTTCAACAGACTGCTCTTACCAGCATTAGTGTAGCCTACTAAAGCCACCGTTGGCACACCACGCACGGCCCTATCACTTCTTTGCAGCCGTCGGTGTTTAGCCAGATCATCTATTTCTCGTCGCAAGTCCGCCATGCGCGTCTTGATGCGGCGGCGATCGTATTCTAGCTTGGTCTCCCCTGGCCCCCGCGTCCTGAGACCGCCGGCAGAGGCACCTAAATTAGACATTTCAATGCCCTTGCCTTTAAGGCGCGGTAAATTGTAGGCGAGCATGGCCGCCTCCACCTGCAACTTGCCCTCGGCGGTCTTGGCTCTTTGCGCGAAGATGTCTAGAATTAGCTGTGTCCGGTCAACCACCTTAAGTTCTAGCGCTTTTTCTAAATTTCTAAGCTGGGCTGGCGATAACTCGTCGTCGCAAATAGCGACATTGCAGTCTAGCGCCAGACATAGATTCTTAAGCTCTTCCACCTTCCCCCGCCCGAAGTAAGTCGCAGTATCGGGCTTCTCTCTTATTTGCGTAATTCTCCCCACAACCTCGACTCCCGCGGTATCCGCTAGGGCGACAAGTTCCTCGAGCAAGCCCTCGACTTGGCCCGAATGGGAGCGCGCAGTCACGAAGATGACAGCTCGCTCCTGAATGCTTTTTTCAACTATGTGCATATTCTCACCTCTTCATTATCACTGTTGTTCGTAGCAATATGAACTGCATCGCATGCTGGGCAGTGGCCGCGGCACAAAGCCTCTTGCCGCATGGCTAGTGGTGCGCGCAAGGCGCCGCAATTTTCGCCACGCATAAAACCCTGTCTATCACCAAAGACAAAGCCGAGAGCAAAACAAACGAGCCCCCAACCTATGATGTACAAGGTCGACACCACCTTTCCATAGCGAAAAGCACCGCATATGCAAACAATACCATACTTGCAAGTGCCCCATCAACAAGCAAGGCGAGGCCGACACATCCGCTGGCCACAACTACATTGATCAAGGGCCTCCCTTCGTCTAGCCAGTCATCCCATAGTTGAATGGCCGCCATGAGCGAGAGAGCCACAGCAGTGGTCGAAAAACCAGCGACAAGTATGCTAAAAGCAATGCTTAGAGTCCCTTCGCCGAGATTGCTCAGGCGAGACAAATAGATGGAGGTGTCTCTAAAGGCCATGCCCACGGCGTAGGCGGCTGCGAAAAGGCCAGTAGCGGTTGGTAGTTCGATAGCTGCCGCAGCCAAGAGGCTCCAGAAACCATAAACAGTGATGTCCCTCCCGTACCTGTGGCATAGATTAGGTCGGTTAGACAGAAGGTCGCTTTCTTCGTCTACATAGTCGTCCATTATCTTGACAGCCACCCCGGTTAGTAAGGCGGCGACGAAAAACGCGAGCAATTCATGGCAAACGGGCGATAACATTGCGCACCTCCCTAAACCCCGCCTTGCTTTGCGCTGACACAGGGAGCACCTTGTGGTTTGGCAGATGCAGCTTGATACGCAAAAGCCCTGCTCGTGCACTTTCCGCATCCATTTTATTGGCAATAAGGAGATATGTACCCCTGTTTTGCGAGAAGGCCGCGATCTGTCTCTCGAGTTCGGTGAAAACCGCCCTATCGTCTGGGGCCTTGCCTATAGCTGCCGCGTCTATGACATGCAGTAGATAGTCCGTTTTTTGCATTTCTTGCAGGGTCTGCACCAAGGAGCGGCGTATTTCTGCTTCTCTGTGGATTCCTTCCATAAGGCCTGTGCTGTCAACTAATTTTATCACGCGCCGTCCCTTCCCTTGCGGGATTTGCAGGGACATACTCTGGAGGCAGCGAGTCTTGTGAGGTGCTGGGCCAATAAGCTCTTGACGAGCCTGAGCCAGACTGTAGCTCTGTTTTGTGGAGAACCCGTCTGGGTAGGCGAAGGTCACTTCTACTTTGTCTAGCCCTAGTGTCTCCGCAAAAGTAAGGGCAAAAGCAGTCTTGCCCACATTAGTTTGTCCGACAATGAGGTAAGTCTTCATCCTGCCCCACCACTTTCCTTGTCCTGCTGTGCCCGCTAACATAGTTTATGCGGCCATCTTCAAGCATCATGTCACCGTACATGCTATACTAGACTAAAGATTCTCCAAAGGGGACGACAACGATGAAAAATCTCAAGGGGATGCTTATTAAGCAATTAGTCGACGTCGGCGCACAGCAGCAGCCGCGCTGGATGGCCAAGACCTTAGATGACAAGCATGTTCTGATTAAGTATGAGTACGGCACTCTCACCGTCACTATCGAGGACTCGCCCGCAAG from Bacillota bacterium encodes:
- a CDS encoding GTPase domain-containing protein — its product is MKTYLIVGQTNVGKTAFALTFAETLGLDKVEVTFAYPDGFSTKQSYSLAQARQELIGPAPHKTRCLQSMSLQIPQGKGRRVIKLVDSTGLMEGIHREAEIRRSLVQTLQEMQKTDYLLHVIDAAAIGKAPDDRAVFTELERQIAAFSQNRGTYLLIANKMDAESARAGLLRIKLHLPNHKVLPVSAQSKAGFREVRNVIARLP
- the hflX gene encoding GTPase HflX; this translates as MHIVEKSIQERAVIFVTARSHSGQVEGLLEELVALADTAGVEVVGRITQIREKPDTATYFGRGKVEELKNLCLALDCNVAICDDELSPAQLRNLEKALELKVVDRTQLILDIFAQRAKTAEGKLQVEAAMLAYNLPRLKGKGIEMSNLGASAGGLRTRGPGETKLEYDRRRIKTRMADLRREIDDLAKHRRLQRSDRAVRGVPTVALVGYTNAGKSSLLNALTAGGAVAESKLFATLDPTARELVLPNNSKVMLVDTVGFVRKLPHQLVTAFRATLEEVRYADVLVHVVDASHPEAEEQARTVETVLGELDSLEKPTIIALNKMDKLTHAPLITARGTCVPVSAAEKTNLAALIAAITEALVDQPQRYTFQIPFERGDLLTLLHEQGTVHSVSYTEAGTEIVVDVVPKYGNKIRGELKRT